Proteins from a genomic interval of Candidatus Neomarinimicrobiota bacterium:
- a CDS encoding dihydroorotate dehydrogenase, giving the protein MPVNTEIRIGDTVFKNPVFVASGTFGYGTETDDLICADKLGAIVTKSITFHPREGNPPPRIVETPSGMINSIGLANLGVEKFTAEILPLYDSMNTEVIVNIAGTTVEEYLKVLEKVESVPNRVCGYEINISCPNVARGGIEFGVDPEITRSLTAQLRERTDRLLIMKLSPNVTDIVEIGRAAEDAGADALSAINTVIGMSIDIASRRSSIATELGGLSGPAIRPVGIASVYRLSRAAGIPVIGIGGITSGRDAVEYLLAGSIGIQVGTANLRDPGIALVILDELISYCQKQGIESVSLLTGAMDEAS; this is encoded by the coding sequence TTGCCGGTCAACACAGAGATCAGAATCGGCGACACTGTTTTTAAGAACCCGGTCTTTGTCGCCTCCGGTACGTTTGGATACGGTACCGAGACAGACGATCTCATCTGTGCTGACAAACTTGGGGCAATTGTAACCAAATCGATCACCTTCCATCCCAGGGAAGGAAATCCTCCCCCGAGAATCGTGGAAACTCCTTCCGGTATGATCAATTCCATCGGTCTTGCCAACCTGGGTGTGGAAAAATTCACAGCAGAAATCTTGCCTCTCTACGATTCCATGAATACGGAAGTCATTGTAAACATAGCGGGGACCACCGTTGAGGAATACCTGAAGGTACTGGAAAAGGTTGAATCGGTACCCAACCGTGTATGCGGATACGAGATTAACATTTCATGTCCCAATGTTGCCAGGGGAGGAATAGAGTTCGGCGTGGATCCTGAAATCACTCGATCCCTCACGGCACAGTTAAGGGAGAGGACAGACAGACTTTTGATCATGAAGCTATCGCCGAATGTGACTGACATAGTGGAAATCGGCAGGGCGGCGGAAGACGCTGGGGCCGATGCGCTATCGGCCATTAACACTGTCATTGGCATGAGCATTGACATCGCATCTCGCCGATCATCCATTGCCACGGAACTTGGAGGATTATCCGGCCCTGCCATCCGGCCCGTCGGGATTGCCTCGGTGTACAGGCTTTCGAGGGCCGCGGGAATACCCGTTATCGGAATAGGGGGCATCACGAGCGGGAGAGATGCCGTAGAGTACCTCCTCGCAGGATCTATTGGCATCCAGGTCGGCACGGCCAACTTGCGTGACCCTGGAATAGCCCTGGTCATTCTCGATGAGCTAATATCTTATTGTCAGAAACAGGGAATTGAATCCGTTTCTCTGCTGACGGGGGCGATGGATGAAGCTTCCTAA